The DNA sequence tgGTACTGTGCAAAAAAATTAACCTAATCCATCGTCGTTTCTACACCAAAAAAAGGGGTCAACCCTTAACATACTTACACGTCCCTAAGGAGAGCTGAaccacgaggagataaaattcctgaaatttttacattagttgatataggtcATActcacgagagtgtgagagctgacagataaaataaaaagttgcgagtgagcggttatgagcatattagttctatgtggtatttagggtttagggttgacctagaaGATTGAGACCCAAACAacatagctgaaattttgatcataattatatattcttatcatgatgacatccaacggccgattttgataaagtctattttctccacattgattctcatggaaggtataatATTtgttacaactaataaacaagttagaccacattagTAGGCACATTAGTCAGccctcacactctcgtgggtagggggtctagTAACCTATGTCAAAATTTCTAAATTTTTATCTCCTCGTGCTATTGCTCCCCTTAGGGTTGACCTCTTTGACCACTGTCGAATTGACGTCGGATCGGCCTattttttttacacagtacatacttatatgttataaatagatgggtaatatcaaatttatcgatttctaTTTTAGAATTTTTAGATCGCACCAATTCTTTATATGTctagtaatgtagtataacttgtttattaggggTATTAAAAACTTAAACCCTCCAACACCATCATGGTTGAGGAAATGGAATTTATGAAAATCCACTGTTGGATgttggtcaaaatttcagcttttATCGTCGtcatttgggtctcgatctattaggtcaaccctaaaccctaaataccgcATAacactaatatgctcataattgATCATCcctcacactctcatgggtagaggGTCTAGTAACCTATGTCAAAATTTCTAGATTTTTATCTCCTCATGCTATAGCTCCCCTTTGAGAAGTTTACGTCTACAAAGGGTTGACCGCTTTGACCACTGTCGAATTGACGTTAGATCAGCCTcatttttttacacagtacatacttatatgctataaatagatgagtaatgtcaaatttatcgatttccatttcataatttttggatcACACCAATTCCTTATATGTctagtaatgtagtataacttgtttattatgGGTATTAAAAACTTAAACCCTCCAACACCATCATGATGGAGGAAATTGAATTTATGAAAAtccaccgttggatgttatTACCATAACAAtatatggttatggtcaaaatttcagcttgagtttttctattggaacctccaaatttactcacttgacatctatgctttttacacctcttatcaaattttcaaatactaaatttacttactaaacctcactaaacttcctcaaataacctcactcatataatttgcaaacaaattattatctttaaaataaaaaaatttagtcatttcaatgatttaatcactctataaatcttaactaaatatacatttcttaatcaaacatgagtttcaaaaattaatgtctaatcaataagaaaatccCATGaactattattaaaaaaaaaaaatctattttagatgtgcaaaaaaaaatgaagaaattattattttttattctaaaaaaaatcattcatttttttaatgtttatttttattttttcagtattttttgtaccacatgattaattatttaaatatttttattttttatttttttcaaatataatggatggacttagatttaggtaataaatcataagaggaataattttgttttccctcaccaatatgcgttcaacatatatatcatacatttttatgtcacatgatcttaatacaTTTTTATATAGAGTGTTTCTATTTGGACCTTCAAATTTGcttacttgacctcactctattatgaattattaaatgacatttATAACCtcctataaaatgactattaaggacaataattataccaaaaagatATTatgtttattttctctagagTTTCCAATTTAATAATATTATAttacattctttattattttccttatatattttcattttccaatttcactacagactcattaaagcatttatatatatatttaataagaattaaaactaataGATCATATGACATAAAAATTTCTATCAtttgttgaacgcatattggtgagagagaacaaacaaaattctattatgacctaaatctaagtctatccattatatttgcaaaaaaaaaaaatgctaggaattaaaaaaattatgaaatatttaatcatgaggtacaaaaaatagagaaaaaaggtTAAACAATAAGTATAAatgattacttttttttttgcacagttAAAACAGaaatagttaaaaaaaaaaaaaatagttcatGCTAAAACATTTTCTCGTTagttagaaattaatttttgaaacccaacaccttatgtttgatttttttattgaataagatacttatgttgtctgattaaggaatgaacatttaattaagatttatagactAATTATATCATTGAAATagctaagttttttattttaaagatgaaattcttttgcaaattatatgattgaggttatttgaggaagtttagtgagtaaatttagtatgtGAAAATTTAATAGGAGGTGCAAAGagatcaagtgagtaaatttagaggttccaatagaaaatttCATACGCAATTCCAAGCGTGAGACGACACGTGGCATCCATCTGCACACACCGTTGGGCAATTATATACAGTAGGTAGGTAAGAGGAAAACGCAAAGGAGAAGTTAGCAGATGCTGATGGAGATGGCGAGGAAAGCTAAGAATAACGCGAATGCGAAGATGTCTCTGGATGATTACCTCCTTCTCCTCCAGTCTGGCTCCCACCTCCACCTCACCGTCAGCCATCTCAATCAggtccttcctcttcttcctctatcGAGCTCCTCAATTCCATTTTCATCATAATCGAATTTCATTTTGATTCCCGGAGTTTCGTTTTCCCGATCAGATCATCAGCATGCACGGCTACAAGAAGATCCACAAAGTTCACAAGGTTGAATTCATCCCTCATcaactttattttctctaatttcgTCGAAATCGATCTACTGGAAATTTAACTACGATATACGTTTTTCGCCATTTTTGGACTGTGTAGAAGCTTCTGAGCGACGCCGTGAACTCACTGCAGCTGCTGAACCCGTGCCGCTCCACGCTTAGGGACTACATCTCGCCGTTTGTGACGACGAAGATGGATGACGTCTTCGCCGACCTCAGCGATCTCAACTGGCAAGACTGTTGCATCACCTCCATCCAAACCCTCAGTTCGTGGGAGGACCAGTCCCCTCCTCCCCCAAACGGCGCCGTCCGGTTCCAACACTACTCGCCGTCCACCGCAGCCCACAGCGTGATCGTTTCTGCTCCCGGACCGACCAAGAAGAGATCGGCGAGGAAGAGGAAGCGGACTGCTAAAGTGGCCGATCTGGTAAATCTCGCCTAAGCCTAGGGGTATTTCCGTCTATTAGCTTCGGACCGATGAAAATTCTGCTTTCTCACGAGTAGTGCGTGAAGAGGGTATTTCGGTACTTCCGCAGGTGTAACTGGGTTCTTTTAGTTTTGGGCACTGGATTTTCATTACAAAATTGATTTGGTATTTTACTTAGTTGTAAGAATTTTAATCACTATGGTGTTCTTACAAGACCAACAAACTAAGTACACATAACATTGAAATTGACTAGTAATATTTATGATGATTGATGAATGATGAGTGATGAGTGATGAGTAATCAACCCAAAAGTCACACCAAGAACCAGTATATTAGCCCCATGCCAATTCAAAAGAAACAACAATAATGTAAAGCAATTGCAAGTAAATTATCTGAAACCCATCCTTAGGGACTTGGATTTGGATGAACTGGTGACTTGAATGGTGGTAGTATTACTATTGGGCTCCTGAATTGCTTTCCTTTTTCTAGTATTTGAGGCAGAGGAGGGAGTAATAGTTACTCTTGGACTTGGTTGGAGTGCTGTGGTGTTGAATTGGTATCGCCAGAGATAGAGGTTGGTAATGTCAGCGAGAGGCTTCCTCCTCGACCTTGGTTTCTTACATTTCTTCCAAGACCCAGACGACGACGACAACGACCCAGTTTGAGAAAATGGGTTCGTCGACTTTGTAAAAGCAGAGAACAATGGGGGGATGTTCTCTTTGTTGCTGTGGACCTGGTCACAGCAAGCAATGGCCTCCATTAGCAATGGTTAGTGTTTGAGATTTGGGAGAGATGCTTTTGGAGATGGAGGAGTTGGGTAGGGAAGGAAGGAAGGAGGGGGGGCGAGCTATTTGTAATGTCTGCAATTCGATGATTGGATTTTGGAGGGAtgtttgaaatttttcattgttttctGTATTTTCAGGTAAAAGTGTCGGGTTCGAATTTTAGTTTCAAAGGAGGAGGGAatagttttataaatttcaTGTGCCATTAGCAGACTAATGgaataggggggggggggggggggggggggggaaaggACAAGAGGGAGGGAGGTTTTAAATAAAATATTGATTTGCACTTTCCCGGGTTTTGACCAAAATTtggccaaaaataaaaaactagagAGACTCGGGCGGGGAAGTGGAAGGAGCCAAATCCCAAAAACAAATGTGAATTTTCAAATTGGCGGCGTTATTAACTTCTAGTCAAATGATCACCCGTCTAAAATCTAAATCAAgcaaatttcaaatttgtttgttttttgtttttgttttggtacaGAAACTTTAAAAGATTTAACATTACCCAATACATTTTCGATTATATGTGTTATCATTATATTGtacattttatattttatatataaacGTTAGTTTTGTTGATAATGAGTGAAATTATACATAGTGACATTCTCTGTATAACACGATAAACATGAATTATTGTCTAAGTATTCACCTGTCACACCCTAAACTTGAGACCAATATTATATTGAAATATGGTACCTGAATTTGTGATGTGAGTTATTACAAATAAAACTTTCtcaaagaataaaataaaagaatttataGCTAAGTCTGAAAACTACTCTTATTaggaattgaatttttttttttaacaataccGGAGCTGAGCAAAATATATTACATTATTGGACTAAATTCTGCTTATTACCCTATACTTTTAAGGGTTCAttagttcagtccctgcact is a window from the Rosa chinensis cultivar Old Blush chromosome 2, RchiOBHm-V2, whole genome shotgun sequence genome containing:
- the LOC112190921 gene encoding uncharacterized protein LOC112190921; this encodes MLMEMARKAKNNANAKMSLDDYLLLLQSGSHLHLTVSHLNQIISMHGYKKIHKVHKKLLSDAVNSLQLLNPCRSTLRDYISPFVTTKMDDVFADLSDLNWQDCCITSIQTLSSWEDQSPPPPNGAVRFQHYSPSTAAHSVIVSAPGPTKKRSARKRKRTAKVADLVNLA